CATTATCAGTTAGGAACCAATCGGTGGAACGGAGGCGATCCTATGAGCACGGACTGGCGAGACCGTGGAGTCAAGATCATTCCCGGCAATCGGCTCGATGCCAACACGCCGCAGACGCCGGGGATGACGCGGGCGGCGGCGATCAACCGGGCGATGGCCGGAGCCAATAAGCTCTGGGCCGGCACGGTCCATATTCATCCCAACGCCAAAACCGCGCCGCACCACCATGGCGAGCTGGAGAGCGTGATCTATATCGTGAGCGGCAAGGCGCGCATGCGCTGGGGCGAGCGGTTGGAATTTACCGCGGAGGCCGGACCGGGCGAT
This Burkholderiales bacterium DNA region includes the following protein-coding sequences:
- a CDS encoding cupin domain-containing protein, translating into MSTDWRDRGVKIIPGNRLDANTPQTPGMTRAAAINRAMAGANKLWAGTVHIHPNAKTAPHHHGELESVIYIVSGKARMRWGERLEFTAEAGPGDFIFVPPYVPHQEINASDNEPLSCVLCRSGQEPVVVNLDIPAVEQPEEVHWVDNIHPDPATGRRG